One Pichia kudriavzevii chromosome 3, complete sequence genomic window carries:
- a CDS encoding uncharacterized protein (PKUD0C06270; similar to Saccharomyces cerevisiae YML009C (MRPL39); ancestral locus Anc_5.537), whose protein sequence is MAKAKARTTIVQLVSTAKTGYRRTLLVPRTAREITQVRYDPVVKRHVLFTESKKRKGEQPKPLDFSRGAFLWKKK, encoded by the coding sequence ATGGCAAAGGCAAAGGCAAGAACAACCATAGTTCAACTGGTGTCTACGGCAAAAACGGGTTATCGTAGAACCCTTCTTGTACCAAGAACCGCCAGAGAAATCACTCAGGTTAGATACGATCCTGTGGTGAAAAGACACGTCCTCTTTACAGAATCtaaaaagaggaaaggTGAACAACCTAAACCTCTAGACTTCTCTAGAGGCGCCTTTCTctggaaaaagaaataa
- a CDS encoding uncharacterized protein (PKUD0C06250; similar to Saccharomyces cerevisiae YKL101W (HSL1); ancestral locus Anc_2.479) yields the protein MSTYVSNKENIYPYNTPSFAKKAAKKALLNRAGTNSNNYYNNHNSNNMDNKQRSQFQNRLNMSRIQPNHIDKVVESVANATKRLSQQSAQSSSSKKKTENRVGPWRLGRTLGKGSTGRVRLAKHIQTGKLAAIKIIPKTFIDDSIGNDSVNNRGKQKKKQKFDENGLPYGIEREIIIMKLISHPNIMALYDVWENKDELYLVLEYVEGGELFDFLINNGRLSERDAISYFRMIISGVSYCHKFNICHRDLKPENILLDRYGRIKIADFGMAALETKQKLLETSCGSPHYASPEIVAGKNYHGSPSDVWSCGVILFALLTGHLPFDDPNIRNLLLKVQTGKFHMPSSLSNEAKDLIWSMLRVDPNQRIQIQDIFNHPLMLKYYPLDVEYNDSNQIENQLNHLDISKPIKDIDEDILSNLQTLWHGLPEDHLIHSLQNDENNPEKMFYYLLENYKLTHMDDLDSQPPSLTHSISQTAIPLKPKNTIPRSTSTVITTIQDEDGKVLKSEVQEIKPMKNSSSKDLKGKLKKKTSQSKIVASTSYNKSISFRMKRDSTLSIINMNRNLGIKNDASIKNLAVRLQNSPIEGEHDENHPKGGVQKKYQIQNHLLLTQRTYQSYPI from the coding sequence ATGTCTACATACGTTTccaacaaggaaaacataTATCCATACAACACGCCGTCGTTTGCTAAGAAAGCTGCGAAAAAGGCCCTCTTGAATCGAGCAGGaaccaacagcaacaactattacaacaaccacaacagcaacaataTGGACAACAAACAACGATCCCAGTTTCAGAACCGTTTGAATATGAGCCGGATCCAGCCTAACCATATTGATAAAGTGGTGGAATCCGTAGCCAATGCAACCAAGAGATTGTCCCAACAGTCGGCCcaatcttcatcttcaaagaagaaaacggAAAATAGAGTTGGTCCTTGGCGATTGGGCAGAACCTTGGGTAAAGGCTCCACTGGGCGTGTCAGGTTGGCAAAACATATCCAAACAGGCAAATTGGCagcaatcaaaatcatccCAAAAACGttcattgatgattctATTGGTAATGACAGTGTCAATAACAGGGggaaacagaagaagaaacaaaagtttGACGAAAATGGCCTCCCCTATGGTATCGAACGTGAGATCATCataatgaaattgatatcACACCCAAATATAATGGCGTTATATGATGTCTGGGAAAATAAGGATGAACTATACCTAGTGTTAGAATATGTTGAAGGTggtgaattgtttgatttcttgatcAACAACGGTAGATTGAGTGAAAGGGATGCAATCTCCTACTTTAGGATGATCATCAGTGGTGTATCTTATTGTCATAAGTTCAACATCTGCCATCGAGATCTAAAACCAGAAAATATCTTACTTGACAGATACGGTAGAATCAAAATTGCAGATTTTGGTATGGCTGCTCTGGAGACTAAACAGAAACTATTAGAAACTTCTTGCGGCTCACCCCATTATGCTTCACCTGAAATTGTTGCGGGTAAAAACTATCATGGTTCTCCAAGTGATGTTTGGTCTTGCGGTGTCATCTTATTTGCCTTGTTAACTGGTCATTTACCATTCGATGACCCCAATATTAGAAATCTATTACTAAAAGTACAAACAGGTAAATTTCACATGCCTTCATCCCTATCGAATGAGGCAAAGGACTTGATTTGGTCGATGCTTCGAGTAGatccaaatcaaagaatcCAAATCCAGGACATATTTAATCATCctttgatgttgaaatatTACCCACTAGACGTCGAATACAATGATAGCAACCAAATTGagaatcaattgaatcatTTAGATATTTCGAAACCTATAAAAGATATCGATGAAGATATCCTGAGTAATTTACAGACTCTCTGGCATGGCTTGCCCGAAGATCATCTTATTCATTCATTACAGAACGATGAAAATAACCCAGAAAAGATGTTCTACTATCTATTGGAGAATTACAAATTGACTCATATGGATGATTTGGATTCTCAGCCTCCAAGCCTAACTCATTCTATATCCCAAACTGCAATTCCGCTGAAACCAAAGAATACAATCCCAAGATCAACAAGTACAGTTATTACTACAATCCAAGATGAAGACGGAAAAGTATTGAAGTCAGAGGTCCAAGAAATAAAACCGATGAAAAATTCTTCGTCAAAGGATTTAAAGGGGAAGctcaaaaagaaaacctCTCAATCTAAAATCGTTGCATCTACTTCCTATAATAagtcaatttcttttagAATGAAGAGAGATTCAACATTATCCATTATTAATATGAATAGGAACTTGGGCATTAAAAATGATGCTAGCATCAAAAATTTGGCTGTTAGATTGCAAAATTCTCCCATCGAAGGAGAACATGATGAAAATCACCCCAAAGGGGGAGTACAgaagaaatatcaaattcaaaatcatttaCTGTTAACCCAAAGGACTTACCAGAGTTACCCGATTTAA
- a CDS encoding uncharacterized protein (PKUD0C06230; Pfam Domains: Ras(2.4e-25)|Miro(1.9e-12)) → METIPRIKIVVAGDLGTGKSSLINFFIRSLYSEEFDPELEDTYCKQVTFDDKLYNLEILDTVDNEFRSEHDKISMYQDCDAIILTYAVDDATSLDNIFVRYSNLPINEEVGENKLVYKDSRIRRFPPIILAGLKSDLVSTKQIDHHTGQRIAKDLKLQGFFECSAASNINVDELFKFATECGLKHQQNDIDLTNIYAAEEESQGRGSDRKHSTCTTISGNLEPTYIRKTKLSKNIQEVDPVVEVDIHKDDLQSNLIVKTSSVVSKKPTRRSAKQNCRSKTLSPDAVSRCCTIM, encoded by the coding sequence atgGAAACGATACCACGTATCAAGattgttgttgctggtgaTTTAGGGACGGGGAAATCTTCACTAATTAACTTTTTCATTAGATCACTTTATTCCGAGGAGTTTGATCCAGAACTGGAAGATACTTATTGTAAGCAAGTCACCTTTGATGATAAGCTATACAATCTTGAGATCCTTGATACAGTTGATAACGAGTTTCGTAGTGAACATGATAAAATCTCCATGTATCAAGACTGTGATGCTATTATTTTAACTTATGCCGTTGATGATGCCACAAGCTTGGATAATATATTTGTTAGATACTCAAACCTACCAatcaatgaagaagttggagaGAATAAACTGGTTTACAAAGACAGCAGAATAAGACGATTCCCACCAATTATACTCGCAGGATTAAAGTCAGATTTAGTGAGCACAAAACAGATAGACCATCACACTGGTCAAAGAATAGCAAAAGATTTAAAATTACAGGGGTTTTTCGAATGTAGTGCTGCTTCTAACATTAATGTTGATGagttattcaaatttgCTACAGAATGTGGTTTGAAACATCAGCAAAACGATATTGATCTAACTAATATTTATGCTGCCGAAGAAGAGAGCCAAGGTAGAGGGTCTGATAGGAAACATTCCACATGCACAACGATATCAGGCAACCTGGAACCTACATACATCAGAAAAACTAAACTGTCTAAAAATATTCAGGAGGTAGATCCAGTAGTGGAAGTCGACATTCACAAGGATGATTTACAATCAAACCTGATTGTCAAGACTTCAAGCGTTGTTTCTAAAAAGCCAACAAGGAGGTCAGCAAAGCAAAATTGCAGAAGCAAAACATTGAGTCCAGACGCTGTCTCTAGATGCTGCACTATAATGTGA
- a CDS encoding uncharacterized protein (PKUD0C06300; similar to Saccharomyces cerevisiae YML011C (RAD33); ancestral locus Anc_5.539) has protein sequence MGKRKSGLEVTALTPPFYTSPIGSNAYNIPEEYEAILLDIYTRYTEEKPDIHLSDITKLLVDEIGIPENLVPKGDELTSWLIPGTDILDFEKWLYKGYFYLLLREHIDEVDMIWEDLWITLDPKIIEKGDLRSKRLYLTHINKLISVGKIDANSIGMLQTGGGGKVYVDFIDFFKLLGRIGAFS, from the coding sequence ATGGGCAAAAGGAAATCCGGGTTAGAGGTAACAGCACTTACGCCGCCGTTTTACACATCACCAATTGGCTCTAACGCGTACAATATCCCTGAAGAGTACGAGGCGATTCTCTTAGATATATACACTCGATACACGGAAGAAAAGCCCGACATACACTTGTCAGATATAACGAAGTTACTTGTGGATGAGATTGGAATACCTGAAAACTTGGTACCTAAGGGGGACGAGTTAACATCATGGTTAATACCGGGAACGgatattttggattttgaGAAGTGGCTCTACAAGGggtatttttatttgttaCTTAGGGAACATATCGATGAGGTTGATATGATTTGGGAAGATTTATGGATCACATTAGATCCAAagattattgaaaaggGGGATTTGCGGTCGAAAAGGCTGTACCTTACACACATCAATAAGTTGATAAGCGTGGGAAAAATCGATGCAAATAGTATAGGTATGTTACAGACAGGAGGAGGTGGCAAAGTGTACGTAgatttcattgatttttttaagcTTTTGGGGAGGATAGGAGCCTTCAGCTAA
- a CDS encoding uncharacterized protein (PKUD0C06240): protein MQLFDGEPSNYKQQNELKNPVLSSSSSSQQRQALQPKAEDDIDILDIANSSFSEEATNKTINTSIDSKSVTIDPPRSDDSISKLEQLKKDLGISNRSNNSLMIRNFSGLRSVGSSSTRRLNTFLSDEYKDIKLKDLNKKERKLDVSCVGHTAQKSMDSKFSQGTSDLAYSIHSAIEVRMITPTESEIRKLNDGKVFEDADESNLISDDSIIKTSTNRIKLNILPNVDYHRKSIRNSMITTTSEDSRDRITNVLVSRFQDAPELEPLVPPPNSNSNSNSSLKSNSNFDSNSNSNSNNNNSNDTLESGVCESLYTTLEEQPENKHLANDIFDKTPIKEEGVCNSNHTNDVPPISQKTTEEAVEKVIEEPTKRPTKKSVPKSHGKQIKTTESSRTKKKNWFQRITSAFSSKSPTSSTTNSSTSNFKFQSLFTSKARETGGKKRKFSLNFRKPKYTPRSRGVGSEYMIESDTVTKNELLKCIREDPRTKILKLTDMVENGGGFEYVYDIPNLKTKLGVNVIEKIGSEYGFGGCFVKLVKLEMAEKSFNYWCEIFKILIKELESEVPSD, encoded by the coding sequence ATGCAATTGTTTGATGGAGAACCATCCAAttacaaacaacaaaatgaACTCAAAAACCCAgttttatcatcatcatcatcatcacaACAGCGACAAGCATTACAACCAAAAgcagaagatgatattgatataTTGGACATTGCAAATTCCAGCTTTTCTGAAGAAGCAACTAATAAGACTATTAATACGTCCATTGATTCAAAGAGTGTCACAATTGATCCACCTAGGTCTGATGATTCCATCAGCAAATTGGAACAACTGAAGAAAGACCTGGGGATTTCCAACAGGTCGAATAATAGTCTAATGATTCGTAACTTTTCTGGTTTGAGATCAGTTGGTTCTTCATCGACCAGAAGGTTGAACACTTTCTTAAGCGATGAATATAAGGATATCAAATTAAAAGActtaaataaaaaagagagaaagcTTGATGTTTCTTGTGTCGGTCATACGGCTCAAAAATCAATGGACTCGAAGTTTTCACAAGGTACTAGTGACTTAGCATATAGCATACATTCTGCAATTGAAGTTCGGATGATTACCCCCACAGAGTCtgaaattagaaaattgAATGACGGTAAAGTCTTTGAGGATGCGGATGAATCAAATCTCATAAGTGATGATAGTATAAtcaaaacttcaacaaATAGAATAAAGTTGAACATCTTACCCAATGTTGACTACCATAGAAAATCAATTAGAAACTCAATGATCACAACAACATCTGAAGATTCGAGAGATAGGATCACAAACGTACTGGTTTCGAGGTTTCAAGATGCACCGGAATTAGAACCACTAGTTCCACCACCTAATTCCAATTCCAATTCTAATTCCAGCCTAAAGTCTAATTCCAACTTTGATTCGAACTCTAACTCTAACtctaataataataatagtaacGATACCCTTGAAAGTGGAGTATGTGAGTCTTTATATACCACCTTAGAGGAACAACCAGAAAACAAGCACCTAGCTAACgatatctttgataaaacaCCTATTAAAGAAGAGGGTGTATGCAATTCGAATCATACGAATGATGTCCCACCAATCTCCCAAAAAACTACAGAGGAAGCTGTCGAAAAAGTTATCGAAGAGCCTACCAAAAGACCCACTAAGAAATCAGTTCCGAAATCACATGGGaaacaaataaagacaACTGAGAGTTCTCGtacgaagaagaaaaactgGTTTCAAAGAATAACATCTGCTTTCAGCAGCAAATCGCCAACTTCTAGTACTACAAATTCGAGCACAAGTAACTTCAAATTCCAATCATTATTCACTTCAAAAGCTAGAGAAACCGGAGGtaagaaaaggaaattttctttaaatttcaGGAAACCCAAATATACCCCTAGGAGTAGAGGGGTTGGCTCTGAATATATGATTGAGAGCGATACTGTTACAAAGAACGAATTATTGAAATGTATCAGGGAAGACCCAAGAACAAAGATACTCAAACTGACAGATAtggttgaaaatggtggtGGCTTTGAGTACGTTTATGATATCCctaatttgaaaactaaACTTGGCGTAaatgtcattgaaaaaattggatcGGAATATGGTTTTGGAGGTTGTTTTGTCAAATTGGTTAAATTAGAAATGGCTGAGAAATCCTTCAATTACTGGTGTGAGATATTCAAGATCTTGATCAAAGAACTTGAGAGTGAAGTCCCCTCTGACTGA
- a CDS encoding uncharacterized protein (PKUD0C06280; similar to Saccharomyces cerevisiae YML010W (SPT5); ancestral locus Anc_5.538), which produces MSVPASTDSNGNINSDTQSTSTMKDQAVTNPTNSNEINSDVSDAEFEDVDLEEPLSGASGSHRVEKEGLDDGIVDEDADDDNDDDDDGKGGKVLVKHEDPELGLKREDDLDGDDIGLNGLKKEEDVNEQEQLEDQEDDQGEEDEEDGEEDEDDDDEDDDEDEVSRKRKKRRSGGNQFLDVEAEVDDEDEEEEDEEDELLRQEFLADDQHLESVENEASRSHRKLDRSREKLAEQDAQALADQFKARYGRSASSRYMGSTQNISQRLLLPSVDDPLIWGVRVRNGKEKELVRQVYARMLNLKGTEGVYSVFQRDNFQGYIYIEAVRMDAVNHILSGLPGIYNNVGKVLVPIEEYPDLLRPGRSQESRLKPGSYVRIKTGKYKGDLGIVDNLAENDLEARIKLIPRLDYGRSNTSIIDPTTGKKKILNFNSKFRPPQRLFSDIEAAQYDREHLTTAKRDRNYYIYRNEEYINGFLYKDIKLSQLETQNIKPTLHELTLFNSMKDSDGIDLQTVASTLKNADLNAITFQPNDRVEITSGEQSKMKGRVLSIAEAKIARVLLEGNEEYNDVNNTIVEVPTTSLRKIFLPGDHVTIIHGAHKDESGLIVNIKDNQVTLVSDQTKKDIRVFPNYLVTSTDSSNLSSKVGRFELHQMVNLSANRVGIIIKAEKEIFKILCTDGRVLDLPPKNIVSALEINRLTEKTTDRNGLEIKVGDVVKEVGGEKRQGNIMHIYKSYLFLHSKSVYENTGIFVTDSNSVQTIASKGSISSSFKGPDLTKMNPNRMMAPPPTAVINQSRFGGRDMTLNQHVSVRKGPYKGKKGIIKDASGDVARVEMHNPAKIIPINKSDLLFELRPGQYVPYEQFLENYRGRNGGGSFRQSNFHASHGRPSPHGSYNNAGYSGGYNNGMNPRMVSNGPTVGGGKTPSWSSGAGGKTPAWESQQGGKTPSWSSNSGGKTPAWGSSTFGGKTPAWSSSTSGGKTPAWGSSTSGGKTPAWGSSTSGGKTPSWSSGAGGKTPSWTSNGSKTPAWGNGGNKSVWGGADDSNGGNTEYGNLGDRSVWGGQSRSKNMDWGAASNLGDWDAPNTSSTIKKEED; this is translated from the coding sequence ATGTCGGTTCCCGCCTCCACAGACAGTAATGGCAATATTAATTCAGATACACAATCCACCTCTACAATGAAGGATCAAGCTGTAACCAACCCAACTAATTCAAACGAAATCAACAGTGACGTCTCCGAtgctgaatttgaagaCGTTGACCTGGAAGAACCTCTTAGCGGTGCCTCTGGGTCGCATCGTGTGGAAAAGGAGGGATTGGACGATGgcattgttgatgaagatgccgatgatgataatgatgatgatgatgatggaaAAGGTGGAAAAGTTCTGGTGAAACATGAAGACCCTGAATTGGGGCTCAAAAGAGAAGACGATTTGGATGGTGATGACATTGGCCTAAACGGCCTaaagaaggaggaagatgTTAATGAGCAAGAACAGCTTGAAGATCAAGAAGACGATCAAGGAGAGGAAGACGAGGAAGACggagaagaagacgaagatgatgatgatgaagatgacgacgAAGACGAAGTTTCACgtaagagaaaaaagagaagatcTGGTGGAAACCAGTTTTTAGATGTTGAAGcagaagttgatgatgaagatgaggaagaagaagatgaggaggatgaaCTATTGCGTCAAGAGTTTCTTGCAGATGACCAACATCTAGAATCGGTGGAAAATGAAGCATCAAGATCTCATAGGAAATTGGATAgatcaagagaaaaactGGCTGAACAAGACGCTCAGGCTTTGGCTGATCAATTCAAGGCAAGGTACGGTCGTTCGGCCTCGTCAAGGTATATGGGATCAACTCAGAACATTTCACAGCGTTTATTATTACCTTCTGTTGATGATCCTTTGATTTGGGGTGTAAGGGTCAGAAACGGTAAGGAGAAGGAACTTGTCAGACAAGTATATGCGAGAATGTTAAATTTGAAAGGTACTGAAGGTGTTTATTCGGTTTTCCAAAGAGACAATTTCCAAGGTTATATCTATATTGAAGCTGTTAGAATGGATGCTGTTAATCATATTCTATCCGGCTTACCGGGCATTTACAATAATGTTGGTAAGGTCTTGGTtccaattgaagaatatcCAGATTTATTAAGACCAGGTAGATCCCAAGAGAGTAGGCTAAAGCCAGGATCTTATGTTAGAATCAAAACTGGTAAATATAAGGGTGATTTGGGTATTGTAGATAATTTAGCTGAAAATGATTTGGAGGCTAGAATCAAATTAATTCCGAGATTGGATTATGGTAGATCAAACACGTCAATTATTGATCCAACAACaggtaaaaagaaaattctAAATTTCAATTCTAAATTCAGGCCTCCTCAAAGGTTATTCTCCGATATTGAAGCAGCCCAATATGATAGGGAACACTTGACTACTGCGAAAAGAGATAGAAACTATTATATTTACAGAAATGAAGAATATATCAATGGTTTCCTTTATAAGGATATCAAATTAAGTCAATTGGAAACCCAAAATATTAAACCAACATTACATGAATTAACTCTAttcaattcaatgaagGATTCAGATGGTATTGATTTGCAAACGGTTGCATccactttgaaaaatgcCGATTTAAATGCAATCACTTTTCAACCAAATGACAGAGTTGAAATCACTAGTGGTGAGCAGTCTAAAATGAAGGGTAGAGTTTTATCAATTGCGGAAGCCAAAATCGCAAGGGTTCTATTGGAAGGTAATGAAGAATATAATGATGTTAACAATACAATAGTTGAAGTTCCCACAACCTCTTTAAGGAAAATCTTTTTGCCTGGTGATCATGTTACCATTATTCATGGTGCTCATAAGGATGAAAGTGGTTTAattgtcaatatcaaagataaCCAAGTCACTTTAGTTTCAGATCAAACTAAAAAGGATATCAGGGTTTTCCCTAATTATTTAGTTACCTCAACGGattcttccaatttatCATCGAAGGTTGGTAGATTCGAACTACATCAAATGGTCAACTTATCTGCTAATAGGGTCGGAATTATCATCAAGGcagaaaaggaaattttcaagatcTTATGTACCGATGGACGTGTCTTGGACCTTCCACCAAAGAATATCGTTTCAGCATTGGAGATTAACAGATTGACTGAAAAAACTACTGATAGAAACGGCTTAGAAATCAAGGTGGGAGACGTTGTCAAGGAAGTTGGTGGTGAAAAGAGACAAGGTAATATTATGCATATTTACAAATCCTATTTATTCTTACATTCAAAGTCAGTCTATGAAAATACAGGTATATTTGTTACAGATTCAAACTCTGTTCAGACAATTGCTAGTAAGGGTTCTATTTCCTCTTCATTCAAAGGGCCAGACTTGACCAAGATGAATCCAAATCGAATGATGGCACCCCCACCAACAGCAGTTATCAATCAATCGAGATTTGGTGGTCGTGATATGACCCTTAATCAACATGTCTCTGTTAGGAAAGGGCCTTACAAAGGTAAGAAGGGTATTATAAAGGATGCAAGTGGCGATGTTGCCCGTGTTGAGATGCATAATCCTGCTAAAATTATTCCAATTAATAAATCAGACTTATTATTTGAATTGAGGCCTGGTCAGTATGTGCCATATGaacaatttcttgaaaattaCAGAGGCAGAAACGGTGGTGGATCGTTCAGGCAATCTAACTTCCATGCTTCCCATGGCAGACCATCACCTCATGGATCATACAATAATGCCGGTTATTCGGGGGGTTATAATAATGGTATGAATCCAAGAATGGTTAGTAATGGCCCAACagttggtggtggtaaGACGCCAAGTTGGTCAAGTGGTGCAGGCGGTAAAACTCCTGCATGGGAATCACAACAAGGGGGCAAGACACCAAGTTGGTCTAGCAATTCTGGTGGTAAGACCCCTGCTTGGGGTTCATCGACTTTCGGTGGGAAAACTCCGGCATGGAGTTCCTCTACTTCTGGTGGTAAAACACCGGCGTGGGGATCGTCTACTTCTGGTGGTAAAACACCGGCGTGGGGATCGTCTACTTCTGGTGGTAAAACGCCAAGCTGGTCAAGCGGTGCAGGCGGTAAAACACCAAGTTGGACGTCCAACGGTAGTAAAACTCCAGCTTGGGGCAATGGAGGAAACAAAAGTGTTTGGGGTGGTGCCGATGATTCCAATGGTGGAAATACTGAATACGGTAACCTGGGTGATCGTAGTGTTTGGGGTGGTCAATCTCGTTCAAAGAATATGGATTGGGGGGCTGCTTCAAACCTTGGAGACTGGGATGCACCGAACACCTCTTCTACAAtcaaaaaggaagaagattgA
- a CDS encoding uncharacterized protein (PKUD0C06290; similar to Saccharomyces cerevisiae YML012W (ERV25); ancestral locus Anc_5.540) — MKGFTLSSLFFTLVAFLHAVNALRFELPAQANNPDPQCVREFVSDGQLVVVTVNTNGHPNDGQVLSLRITNADGDEYRRKDDISGNVKVAFSADETSSFDICFTNKVQPGYRSNGRQLSREIELEVESGANARDWNAIQSAEKLKPSEVQLRKVNEMLDEILNELEYLIKREHRLRDTNESTNRRVRNFFVVGLLTLIGIGFYQIHYLRNYFRSKHIL, encoded by the coding sequence ATGAAGGGTTTTACATTATCCTCATTATTTTTCACTCTAGTTGCGTTTTTACATGCTGTGAATGCCCTCCGTTTTGAATTGCCGGCCCAAGCAAACAATCCAGACCCCCAATGTGTTCGTGAATTTGTATCTGATGGCCAATTGGTGGTTGTTACTGTGAATACCAATGGACACCCTAATGACGGCCAAGTCTTGTCCTTACGGATTACCAATGCAGATGGTGATGAGTACCGTCGTAAAGACGACATTTCGGGCAATGTCAAGGTTGCATTTAGTGCTGACGAAACTTCAAGTTTCGACATTTGTTTCACTAATAAAGTACAACCGGGTTACCGTAGTAATGGGCGTCAACTATCCAGAGAAATTGAATTAGAAGTTGAATCTGGGGCAAATGCAAGAGACTGGAATGCTATTCAGAGtgctgaaaaattaaaacctTCTGAAGTTCAACTTAGGAAGGTTAATGAGATGTTAGATGAAATTCTTAATGAATTAGAATACTTGATTAAAAGAGAGCATCGTTTAAGAGATACCAATGAAAGTACCAACCGTAGAGTTAgaaatttctttgttgtgGGGTTATTAACTCTTATTGGTATTGGCTTTTACCAAATCCACTACCTAAGAAATTACTTCAGATCTAAGCATATTTTATAA
- a CDS encoding uncharacterized protein (PKUD0C06260): MLSVCTLCIVYLSIYTSFDHTTIFLLLLTYSVLSIRARTARMARTAVSGICSAPLHPVCRNYSLPILVFNCFGVIYLLSSSPPHFYIQCPILPFSCILVENYKFLVYFFFLSFLSSSTNVFIYWSLLILMNVYIVQPNLEITNCENCPSEETLLSKKADYLANLNKCEKLEQLNGMEHVPSWCVSSSRSEVSSDSDDVQGHTHSNKHKHKRNHLHNHNHNHNHKPASDTDLDFQLQSFHPETGDYSKLDNDAADAPLSKLGIPPKVESQDGKWLALKYLQLNTDISLLQYKYLKCYVKINKIVQKWFSKPQITENDEQTGYKLINHEMDKFHKLENLLKLLLNLRLKFQAKYKDFNKDSNQVAADLSTPSSSTLSQKPILVSTADSSSSNAALKTGTSADPECKVTFTSPQPLHTQTQFNK; the protein is encoded by the coding sequence ATGTTGTCAGTTTGCACGTTGTGCATTGTATACTTGTCTATTTACACGTCCTTTGATCACACCACCATTTTCTTACTCCTACTTACATACTCCGTCCTATCCATCCGGGCTAGGACGGCTAGAATGGCTAGGACGGCTGTCTCCGGTATTTGTTCTGCTCCTCTGCACCCAGTCTGCAGAAACTACTCCCTTCCTATCCTTGTGTTCAATTGTTTCGGTGTTATATATCTATTGTCCTCCTCGCCCCCACACTTTTACATCCAGTGCCCAATTCTCCCATTTTCTTGCATCTTGGTTGAAAACTACAAATTTTTAGtgtactttttttttctttctttcttatcttcttcaacaaacgTTTTCATCTACTGGTCTTTGCTAATCCTTATGAACGTCTATATTGTCCAGCCAAACTTGGAAATCACAAACTGTGAAAACTGCCCCTCGGAGGAGACCCTTCTCTCAAAGAAGGCCGACTACCTTGCAAACTTGAACAAATGCGAGAAGCTCGAGCAATTGAACGGCATGGAACACGTCCCCTCTTGGTGCGTCTCCAGTAGCCGCTCGGAAGTGTCGTCGGACTCGGACGACGTGCAGGGGCACACCCATAGCAACAAACACAAGCACAAGCGTAATCATTTACATAACCATAACCATAACCACAACCACAAACCAGCATCTGACACCGACCTTGATTTCCAGTTACAATCTTTCCACCCGGAAACAGGCGACTATTCAAAGCTTGACAATGACGCTGCCGATGCGCCCTTGTCCAAGTTGGGCATCCCGCCCAAGGTGGAGTCGCAGGACGGCAAGTGGCTTGCTCTCAAGTACTTGCAGTTGAACACTGACATATCGTTGCTACAGTATAAATACCTCAAGTGTTATGTGAAGATCAACAAGATTGTCCAGAAGTGGTTCAGCAAGCCCCAAATAACGGAAAATGACGAGCAAACCGGGTACAAACTCATTAACCATGAAATGGACAAGTTTCACAAGCTGGAAAATTTACTTAAATTGTTGCTAAACTTGAGGCTGAAGTTTCAGGCAAAATACAAAGACTTTAATAAAGACTCCAACCAAGTGGCGGCTGATTTATCTACACCATCCTCCTCTACCTTGTCACAGAAACCAATTTTGGTTTCAACCGCAGATTCTAGCTCTTCTAATGCTGCCTTGAAAACAGGCACATCTGCAGATCCAGAGTGTAAAGTCACATTCACCTCTCCTCAGCCTCTACATACCCAAACTCAATTCAACAAGTGA